The Natronomonas salsuginis genome includes a region encoding these proteins:
- a CDS encoding metallophosphoesterase: protein MLVALSDTHGREDAHLTSRLEEVLRTADTIVHAGDFMTADVLDAFETYGPIEGVSGNNDTPVVCDRVSTDRIVEWEGLRIAVVHGHEHTDTALSMFARQSNADLVIVGHSHAPEFRPGIVPVLNPGSHADPRWNRPAYAELEWDDEESVARGRLLEPSGTVFERFVVEPRGV from the coding sequence ATGCTCGTCGCGCTCTCCGACACGCACGGCCGGGAGGACGCACACCTCACGAGCCGACTCGAAGAAGTGCTCCGAACGGCCGACACGATCGTTCACGCGGGCGATTTCATGACCGCCGACGTGCTCGACGCGTTCGAAACCTACGGCCCGATCGAAGGCGTCTCCGGGAACAACGACACGCCCGTAGTGTGCGACCGCGTGTCGACGGATCGGATCGTCGAATGGGAGGGGCTCAGGATCGCCGTCGTCCACGGCCACGAACACACCGACACGGCGCTGTCGATGTTCGCCAGACAGTCGAACGCCGACCTCGTGATCGTCGGGCACTCGCACGCCCCCGAGTTCCGCCCGGGGATCGTCCCGGTGCTCAACCCCGGCAGTCACGCCGATCCGCGCTGGAACCGACCGGCGTACGCCGAACTGGAGTGGGACGACGAGGAGAGCGTGGCACGCGGGCGGCTCCTCGAACCGTCGGGGACCGTCTTCGAGCGGTTCGTGGTCGAGCCGCGAGGCGTCTAA
- a CDS encoding ArsR/SmtB family transcription factor, whose translation MSLLPSSPDISPDSEPRVVGLDSEEADELMAALSSQTARRILAALHDEPAPPGELADRVDTSLQNAQYHLANLEDAGAIEIVGTAYSEKGREMSIYGPADSPLVIFAGEKERASGLRAAVSRLFAGFLALGVGGAVVQSLFGEGLVGGPSAPGGASTDRAEPTPEPSATPGDGDVGAFGAAERTPEPTSAPEPTVTPTSEATDVATETADGLAVLFGGGMPPGLAFFLGGAIVLTIVVGVTYLRSRPR comes from the coding sequence ATGAGCCTCCTGCCCTCCAGTCCGGACATCTCGCCGGACAGCGAGCCGCGGGTCGTCGGCCTCGACAGCGAGGAGGCCGACGAGCTGATGGCCGCGCTCTCCTCGCAGACGGCTCGCCGAATCCTCGCGGCGCTCCACGACGAGCCCGCACCGCCCGGCGAGCTCGCAGACCGCGTCGACACCTCGCTGCAGAACGCACAGTACCACCTCGCGAACCTCGAGGACGCTGGCGCGATCGAGATCGTCGGCACCGCCTACTCCGAGAAGGGCCGCGAGATGTCGATCTACGGTCCCGCCGACAGCCCGCTCGTGATCTTCGCCGGCGAGAAAGAGCGCGCCTCGGGGCTTCGGGCCGCCGTCTCGCGGCTCTTCGCGGGCTTTCTCGCGCTTGGCGTCGGCGGCGCGGTGGTCCAATCGCTGTTCGGTGAGGGGCTCGTTGGAGGGCCCTCCGCCCCCGGCGGCGCGTCTACCGACCGCGCGGAACCGACACCCGAGCCCTCGGCGACGCCCGGCGATGGTGATGTCGGCGCGTTCGGTGCGGCGGAACGAACGCCGGAGCCGACGTCCGCCCCCGAACCGACCGTCACGCCGACCTCCGAGGCTACGGACGTCGCGACCGAAACCGCCGACGGGCTCGCCGTGCTGTTCGGCGGCGGGATGCCGCCCGGCCTTGCCTTCTTCCTCGGCGGTGCGATCGTGCTCACGATCGTCGTCGGGGTGACGTATCTCAGGTCGCGCCCACGATAG
- a CDS encoding DUF7859 family protein: MSASAPAFVEAVTPSPLSLGIDPVLVGIILVLLLIVFAIFLFIRRTLLSFSEGMRDGKRR; the protein is encoded by the coding sequence ATGTCAGCATCCGCCCCGGCGTTCGTCGAGGCCGTCACCCCGTCGCCGCTCTCTCTCGGCATCGACCCCGTCCTCGTCGGCATCATTCTGGTGCTGTTGCTCATCGTCTTCGCGATCTTCCTGTTCATCCGACGAACGTTGCTCAGTTTCTCGGAGGGCATGCGCGACGGGAAACGCCGGTGA
- a CDS encoding threonine aldolase family protein: protein MIDLRSDTVTKPSQAMRAAMADAAVGDDVHGEDPTVNELEATVAELLETEAALFVPSGTMGNQIAARVHADRGDEVLVERESHIYKWELGGLAQHAGLQVRTVDGGSRGVVTPESIAEGYVEADSHRAGTGLVCLENTHNSKGGTAISADEMDAAARAAHERNVPVHVDGARLFNAAAALDVEAARLVREADSVMCCLSKGLGAPVGSMLAGTEPFIEKARRVRKLFGGGMRQAGVLAAPGLLALENRTRLADDHENARALAAGLASIDGLSVADPETNIVMSEPATPVERFVDACAAHGVNCGPFGEGRVRFCTHLGVSREDVETAVEAIAGI, encoded by the coding sequence ATGATCGATCTGCGGAGCGACACGGTGACCAAGCCCTCCCAGGCGATGCGCGCGGCGATGGCCGACGCCGCGGTCGGCGACGACGTCCACGGGGAGGATCCGACGGTGAACGAGCTCGAAGCGACGGTCGCCGAGCTCCTCGAGACGGAGGCCGCTCTGTTCGTCCCCTCGGGGACGATGGGCAACCAGATCGCCGCCCGCGTCCACGCCGACCGCGGCGACGAGGTGCTCGTCGAGCGCGAGAGCCACATCTACAAGTGGGAGCTCGGCGGGCTCGCCCAACACGCCGGGTTGCAGGTCAGGACGGTCGACGGCGGCTCGCGCGGCGTCGTCACGCCCGAGTCGATCGCCGAGGGATACGTCGAGGCCGACAGCCACCGCGCCGGGACCGGGCTCGTCTGTCTCGAAAACACCCACAACAGCAAGGGCGGGACCGCCATCTCCGCCGACGAGATGGATGCTGCGGCGCGGGCCGCCCACGAGCGGAACGTCCCGGTCCACGTCGACGGCGCGCGACTGTTCAACGCCGCCGCGGCGCTCGACGTCGAAGCCGCGCGGCTGGTCCGCGAGGCGGATTCGGTGATGTGCTGTCTCTCGAAGGGGCTCGGTGCGCCCGTCGGCTCGATGCTCGCCGGCACCGAGCCGTTCATCGAGAAAGCCCGCCGGGTCCGAAAGCTGTTCGGCGGCGGCATGCGGCAGGCGGGCGTCCTCGCCGCGCCTGGTCTGCTCGCGCTGGAGAATCGAACGCGATTGGCCGACGATCACGAGAACGCCCGCGCGCTCGCGGCGGGGCTCGCGTCGATCGACGGCCTGTCGGTCGCCGACCCGGAGACGAACATCGTCATGTCGGAGCCAGCCACGCCCGTCGAGCGGTTCGTCGACGCCTGCGCGGCCCACGGCGTGAACTGCGGCCCGTTCGGCGAGGGGCGCGTCCGCTTCTGTACGCACCTCGGCGTCAGTCGCGAGGACGTCGAGACGGCCGTCGAGGCGATCGCCGGGATCTAG
- the leuS gene encoding leucine--tRNA ligase: MYDDGYDHAAVERRWQDAWDDASAYRIPDDAEDPTYVLGMYPYPSGQLHMGHVRNYTITDAYARYRRMCGDEVLHPMGWDAFGLPAENAAKERDTNPRDWTFDCIDTMKGQMESMGFGYDWEREITTCTPEYYKWNQWLFTRFLEEGLAEQRDAEVNWCPTCETVLADEQVETEAELCWRCDTPVETRELEQWFLSITEYADELIDYIDELEGWPDSVRQMQRNWIGRQHGTTLQFDLSGDDAEYGAVEAFTTRVDTIFGATFFALAPDHPISEELVESDEAVHEFVHHEADPEGDEPNGVETDLTATNPITGEELPVFVADFVLSDVGTGALMGVPGHDHRDHAFAEKMGVDIVPVIAPEPGGGDDPEAPDVSEEAFTEDGVLVNSGEYDGLGSAEARERLTADLEGASHHTQYRLRDWGISRQRYWGTPIPIVHCPDCGAIPVPEEELPVELPEFINTTGNPLDAAEEWKHTSCPECGGDAVRETDTMDTFVDSSWYFLRYVSPDLDDAPFDLDRANDWMPVDQYVGGIEHAVMHLLYSRFVTKTLADHEGLEHREPFTNLLAQGMVQLEGEKMSKSKGNVVSPQAIVSEYGADTARLFMMQAAQPERDFDWSEQGVRSAYRFLSRFKELVEAYAADEIETTDEAGPIAGYVDGEIEAAVVVATEEYDELVFNTAVRGAQSLVGTLRQYRDYTAVHAETVERALSVAIRLLAPVAPHLCEELWETLGEDGFVVDATWPTAAADRETIEKRQRLVENTREDVRQIVDVAGIDDPERIDIVVTPAWKHKALNVAIDSDAPNVIGELMQHEEIKRHGQDAASYGQDLQETREALQRTLDPDTELAALESAAWLIEREFDAEVRVLAADDAPGEAAAKAEPSRPAIDIEE; the protein is encoded by the coding sequence ATGTACGACGACGGATACGACCACGCCGCGGTCGAACGACGCTGGCAGGACGCCTGGGACGACGCCTCCGCGTACCGGATCCCGGACGACGCCGAGGATCCGACCTACGTCCTCGGGATGTACCCCTACCCGTCCGGACAGCTCCACATGGGCCACGTCCGGAACTACACGATCACGGACGCGTACGCCCGGTATCGCCGGATGTGCGGCGACGAGGTGCTCCACCCGATGGGATGGGACGCGTTCGGCCTTCCCGCCGAGAACGCCGCCAAGGAGCGCGACACCAATCCCCGCGATTGGACGTTCGACTGCATCGACACGATGAAGGGGCAGATGGAATCGATGGGCTTCGGCTACGACTGGGAGCGGGAGATCACGACCTGCACGCCCGAGTACTACAAGTGGAACCAGTGGCTCTTCACGCGATTCCTCGAGGAGGGACTTGCCGAACAGCGCGACGCCGAGGTCAACTGGTGCCCCACGTGCGAAACGGTGCTGGCCGACGAGCAGGTCGAGACCGAGGCCGAACTCTGCTGGCGCTGTGACACCCCCGTCGAGACGCGCGAGCTCGAACAGTGGTTCCTCTCGATCACCGAGTACGCCGACGAGCTGATCGACTACATCGACGAACTGGAGGGGTGGCCCGACTCCGTCCGACAGATGCAGCGCAACTGGATCGGCCGCCAGCACGGGACGACGCTCCAGTTCGACCTGTCCGGCGACGACGCCGAGTACGGCGCGGTCGAGGCGTTCACCACCCGCGTCGACACGATCTTCGGCGCGACGTTCTTCGCGTTGGCCCCCGACCACCCGATCTCGGAGGAGCTCGTCGAATCCGACGAGGCCGTCCACGAGTTCGTCCATCACGAGGCCGATCCCGAGGGTGACGAGCCGAACGGCGTCGAGACCGATCTCACCGCGACGAACCCGATCACGGGCGAGGAGCTGCCGGTGTTCGTCGCGGACTTCGTCCTCTCGGACGTGGGGACGGGCGCGCTGATGGGCGTCCCCGGCCACGACCACCGCGACCACGCCTTCGCCGAGAAGATGGGCGTCGATATCGTGCCGGTGATCGCGCCCGAACCGGGGGGCGGCGACGACCCCGAAGCCCCCGACGTGAGCGAGGAGGCGTTCACCGAGGACGGCGTGTTGGTCAACTCCGGCGAGTACGACGGCCTCGGCAGCGCCGAGGCGCGCGAGCGGCTGACGGCTGATCTCGAGGGGGCAAGCCACCACACGCAGTATCGGCTCCGCGACTGGGGTATCTCCCGACAGCGCTACTGGGGGACGCCGATCCCGATCGTCCACTGCCCCGACTGCGGGGCCATTCCGGTCCCCGAGGAGGAGCTTCCGGTCGAACTCCCCGAGTTCATCAACACGACGGGCAACCCCCTCGACGCCGCCGAAGAGTGGAAACACACGAGCTGTCCGGAGTGCGGCGGCGACGCCGTGCGGGAGACGGACACGATGGACACCTTCGTCGACTCCTCGTGGTACTTCCTGCGCTACGTCTCTCCGGACCTCGACGACGCGCCCTTCGACCTCGATCGGGCCAACGACTGGATGCCGGTCGACCAGTACGTCGGCGGCATCGAACACGCCGTGATGCACCTGCTGTATTCGCGGTTCGTGACGAAGACGCTGGCCGACCACGAGGGGCTCGAACACCGCGAGCCGTTCACGAACCTGCTCGCGCAGGGGATGGTCCAACTGGAAGGCGAGAAGATGTCGAAATCGAAGGGCAACGTCGTCTCGCCGCAGGCGATCGTCTCCGAGTACGGCGCGGACACCGCGCGGCTGTTCATGATGCAGGCCGCCCAGCCCGAGCGCGACTTCGATTGGTCCGAGCAGGGTGTCCGGTCCGCCTACCGGTTCCTCTCGCGGTTCAAAGAGCTCGTCGAGGCCTACGCCGCCGACGAGATCGAGACGACCGACGAGGCGGGGCCGATCGCCGGATACGTCGACGGCGAGATCGAGGCCGCGGTCGTCGTCGCGACTGAGGAGTACGACGAGTTGGTGTTCAACACCGCCGTCCGCGGGGCCCAATCGCTCGTCGGGACGCTCAGACAGTACCGCGACTATACAGCTGTCCACGCCGAGACGGTCGAGCGCGCGCTCTCGGTCGCGATCCGACTGCTCGCGCCCGTCGCGCCCCACCTCTGTGAGGAGCTGTGGGAGACGCTCGGCGAGGATGGCTTCGTCGTCGACGCCACGTGGCCGACTGCCGCTGCGGACCGTGAAACGATCGAGAAACGGCAACGGCTCGTCGAGAACACCCGCGAGGACGTCCGACAGATCGTCGACGTGGCGGGGATCGACGATCCCGAACGGATCGACATCGTCGTCACACCCGCCTGGAAACACAAAGCGCTGAACGTCGCGATCGACAGCGACGCGCCGAACGTGATCGGTGAGTTGATGCAACACGAGGAGATCAAGCGGCACGGACAGGACGCCGCGTCCTACGGACAGGATCTGCAGGAAACCCGGGAGGCGCTCCAGCGGACCCTCGATCCCGACACCGAACTCGCCGCGCTCGAATCCGCGGCGTGGCTGATCGAACGGGAGTTCGACGCCGAGGTGCGCGTGCTGGCCGCCGATGACGCGCCCGGCGAGGCAGCGGCCAAGGCCGAGCCCTCCCGGCCGGCGATCGACATCGAGGAGTAG
- a CDS encoding DUF7535 family protein, whose translation MIKETAAGRLKGAVRSIRGTEPEPENDQLANPKIAAAAALLVVLLPLVPFLVIVWMVSKTLRGVRKRVSWE comes from the coding sequence ATGATCAAAGAGACGGCAGCGGGGCGACTGAAGGGCGCGGTGCGATCGATCCGCGGTACCGAACCCGAACCGGAGAACGATCAGCTCGCGAATCCGAAAATCGCCGCGGCAGCGGCGCTGCTCGTCGTGTTGTTGCCGCTGGTGCCGTTTCTCGTGATCGTCTGGATGGTCTCGAAGACACTGAGGGGCGTCCGAAAGCGCGTTTCCTGGGAGTGA
- a CDS encoding excinuclease ABC subunit C: protein MDAAAVSARASELPTDPGIYQFEAGDRVLYVGKAVDIRSRVRSYADPRGERIRRMVEAAERIDFAVTDTETQALLLEANLIKRHQPRYNVRLKDDKSYPLVAITDHAIPRIEVTRDPEEGATVFGPFTDKGRVDTVLKAVRRIYGLRGCSDHKYEGRDRPCLDYEMGLCTAPCTGEIGADAYLEDVESTVRFLEGETGALAEPIRRRMGEAAEAEAFERAATLRDELDAVEAFHGGGGDAVVGRTEEFVDVLGVAIEGEAATVARLHSEGGKLVDRERHRVDAPEEGSDVVAVLAAFIPQFYADRTLPDALLLPERYDDSDLDRWLDAEGVAVRVPGAGREATLVELAIKNAHSRAGEVDAAAELARRLGLARIERIEGFDVSHSGGRSVVGSDVVFAGGSAEKRGYRRKKLDETNDDYANMNTLLRWRAERAVAGRDDRPDPDLLLIDGGEGQRNAALAALEAVGWDVPVVGLAKADERVITADGSLSWDADDPALHLLQRVRDEAHRFAVQYHQTIRDTVSTPLDDVAGVGPELRKRLLGRFGSLDGIRAASLEELESVDGVGTATAEAIDRAL from the coding sequence ATGGACGCGGCGGCGGTCAGCGCCCGGGCGTCGGAGCTGCCGACCGATCCGGGGATCTACCAGTTCGAAGCGGGCGATCGGGTGCTGTACGTCGGGAAGGCCGTCGACATCCGCAGTCGGGTTCGCTCCTACGCCGACCCCCGCGGTGAGCGCATCCGCCGGATGGTCGAGGCCGCCGAGCGGATCGACTTCGCCGTCACCGACACGGAGACGCAGGCGCTCCTCCTCGAGGCGAACCTGATAAAGCGTCACCAGCCGCGCTACAACGTCCGGCTGAAGGACGACAAGTCCTACCCGCTGGTGGCGATCACCGACCACGCGATCCCCCGAATCGAGGTCACTCGCGACCCCGAGGAGGGCGCGACGGTGTTCGGCCCGTTCACCGACAAGGGCCGCGTGGACACCGTCCTCAAGGCCGTTCGGCGGATCTACGGGCTCAGGGGCTGTTCGGATCACAAGTACGAGGGGCGCGATCGCCCCTGTCTCGATTACGAGATGGGGCTGTGCACCGCGCCCTGCACCGGCGAGATCGGAGCCGACGCGTACCTCGAGGACGTCGAGTCGACCGTCCGGTTTCTCGAGGGCGAGACGGGCGCGCTCGCCGAGCCGATCCGGCGGCGCATGGGTGAGGCGGCCGAGGCGGAGGCGTTCGAGCGCGCGGCCACGCTGCGCGACGAACTCGACGCCGTCGAGGCGTTCCACGGCGGCGGCGGCGACGCCGTCGTCGGCCGCACCGAGGAGTTCGTCGACGTGCTCGGCGTCGCGATCGAGGGCGAGGCCGCCACCGTCGCCCGACTCCACAGCGAGGGCGGCAAGCTCGTCGACAGAGAGCGCCACCGCGTCGACGCGCCGGAGGAGGGGTCCGACGTCGTGGCCGTCCTCGCGGCCTTCATCCCGCAGTTTTACGCCGACCGGACGCTGCCGGACGCGCTGTTGCTCCCCGAGCGCTACGACGACTCCGATCTCGATCGGTGGCTCGACGCCGAGGGCGTCGCCGTCCGAGTGCCCGGTGCGGGTCGGGAGGCCACACTCGTCGAGTTGGCGATCAAGAACGCCCACAGCCGCGCCGGCGAGGTCGACGCCGCCGCGGAGCTCGCCCGCCGGCTCGGACTCGCCCGGATCGAGCGGATCGAGGGGTTCGACGTGAGCCACAGCGGCGGCCGATCCGTCGTCGGGAGCGACGTCGTCTTCGCCGGCGGGTCGGCCGAAAAGCGCGGCTATCGCCGGAAGAAACTCGACGAGACGAACGACGACTACGCGAACATGAACACGCTGCTGCGGTGGCGCGCCGAGCGCGCGGTCGCGGGCCGCGACGACCGACCGGACCCGGATCTACTGTTGATCGACGGCGGCGAGGGGCAGCGAAACGCCGCGCTGGCGGCGCTCGAAGCGGTCGGCTGGGACGTTCCGGTCGTCGGGCTGGCGAAGGCCGACGAGCGCGTCATCACCGCCGATGGGAGCCTCAGTTGGGACGCCGACGACCCGGCGTTGCACCTCCTCCAGCGCGTCCGAGACGAGGCCCACCGCTTCGCCGTCCAGTACCACCAGACGATCCGGGATACGGTGTCGACGCCGCTCGACGACGTGGCGGGCGTCGGCCCGGAACTGCGCAAGCGCCTGCTCGGCCGCTTCGGCAGCCTCGACGGGATCCGCGCCGCCTCTCTCGAGGAACTCGAAAGCGTCGACGGCGTCGGCACGGCGACGGCCGAGGCGATCGACCGGGCGCTGTAG
- a CDS encoding (R)-citramalate synthase — MTTLFGDHPATAPLEDRDVQFLDTTLRDGEQAPGISLTPAEKAEIAMALDEANVAVIEAGSACTGPGERETISRVTDLGLDARVTSFTRGVKNDIDLALDCDVDGINLVVPASDRHVERKVNTTHDETVETTVELVEYAKDHGLWVEVLGEDGSRADLDFLEELMRAAFDAGADRVCAPDTVGHATPDRMLEIYARLSKLGPTSMHTHDDLGLAVTNALVGVAAGADLVHGTINGIGERAGNVAIEEVAIALDHGYGVETVDTEMLYDLGQLVAAKTGVPLAPNKAVVGENAFTHESGIHTDGTLKDDAMYEPYPPEKVGRTRRLVLGKHAGRAGVEAALAEHDLEASEDELAEIVSRVKRLGDRGKRVTDADLLTIAEEVQGREHERRVELVDLTAASGSGTPTASVRLEVDGEERVASGTGSGPVDAAIAAVKSALGSASNAQLESYHVDAITGGTDAVVTVEVEMSSGDRTVTVAASDSDITTASVRAMVDALDRLLADVDTPVLSDD; from the coding sequence GTGACGACGCTATTCGGGGATCACCCAGCGACTGCTCCCCTCGAAGACCGTGATGTACAGTTCTTGGACACCACGCTGCGCGACGGCGAACAGGCCCCGGGCATCTCGCTGACGCCCGCCGAGAAGGCCGAGATCGCCATGGCGCTCGACGAGGCGAACGTCGCCGTCATCGAGGCCGGCAGCGCCTGCACCGGCCCGGGCGAGCGCGAGACGATCTCTCGCGTCACCGATCTCGGGCTCGACGCGCGGGTGACGAGCTTCACCCGCGGCGTGAAAAACGATATCGACCTGGCGCTCGACTGCGACGTCGACGGGATCAATCTCGTCGTGCCCGCCAGCGACCGCCACGTCGAGCGGAAAGTGAACACCACCCACGACGAGACCGTCGAGACGACCGTCGAGCTGGTCGAGTACGCCAAGGATCACGGCCTGTGGGTCGAGGTCCTCGGCGAGGACGGCTCCCGCGCCGACCTCGACTTCCTCGAAGAGCTCATGCGCGCGGCCTTCGACGCCGGCGCGGATCGGGTCTGTGCGCCCGACACCGTCGGTCACGCCACGCCCGACCGGATGCTCGAGATCTACGCGCGGCTCTCGAAACTCGGGCCGACCTCGATGCACACCCACGACGATCTCGGGCTCGCGGTCACGAACGCCCTCGTCGGCGTCGCGGCGGGCGCGGACCTCGTCCACGGGACGATCAACGGGATCGGCGAGCGCGCGGGCAATGTCGCCATCGAGGAGGTCGCGATCGCACTCGATCACGGCTACGGCGTCGAGACGGTCGACACCGAGATGCTGTACGACCTCGGCCAGCTCGTCGCCGCGAAGACCGGCGTCCCGCTCGCGCCGAACAAGGCCGTCGTCGGCGAGAACGCCTTCACCCACGAGTCGGGCATCCACACCGACGGGACGCTCAAAGACGACGCGATGTACGAGCCGTACCCGCCCGAGAAGGTCGGCCGCACCCGTCGCCTCGTCCTCGGCAAACACGCCGGCCGCGCCGGCGTCGAGGCCGCCCTCGCCGAGCACGACCTCGAAGCGTCCGAGGACGAACTCGCCGAGATCGTCAGCCGGGTCAAGCGGCTCGGCGACCGGGGCAAGCGCGTCACCGACGCCGATCTGCTCACGATCGCCGAGGAGGTGCAGGGCCGCGAACACGAGCGCCGGGTCGAACTGGTCGACCTGACCGCCGCCTCCGGGAGCGGGACGCCGACCGCATCGGTTCGACTCGAGGTCGATGGCGAGGAGCGCGTCGCCTCGGGCACCGGCAGCGGGCCGGTCGACGCCGCCATCGCGGCGGTCAAGTCCGCGCTCGGGTCGGCCTCGAACGCGCAGCTGGAATCGTATCACGTCGACGCGATCACCGGCGGTACGGACGCCGTCGTCACCGTCGAGGTCGAGATGTCCAGCGGCGACCGGACGGTCACCGTCGCGGCCTCCGATTCGGACATCACGACCGCCTCCGTGCGGGCGATGGTCGACGCGCTCGACCGACTGCTGGCGGACGTCGACACCCCCGTGCTGTCGGACGACTGA
- a CDS encoding DUF192 domain-containing protein — protein MRIAHETADGDRTLATEVEVAEGIVSQGLGLMFRRSIPDEYALVFPFSSVSKRRLHMVCVPFDIDAVWLVDGEVSAKKRLSAWTGRGRAAADTVIELPAGAAADVSVGDALRIEGR, from the coding sequence GTGCGGATCGCTCACGAAACCGCCGACGGGGATCGGACGCTCGCGACCGAGGTCGAGGTCGCCGAGGGGATCGTCTCGCAGGGACTCGGCCTGATGTTCCGGCGGTCGATCCCCGACGAGTACGCGTTGGTGTTCCCGTTTTCGAGCGTCTCGAAGCGCCGGCTGCACATGGTGTGCGTCCCGTTCGACATCGACGCGGTCTGGCTGGTCGACGGCGAGGTCAGCGCGAAAAAGCGGCTGTCGGCGTGGACCGGCCGCGGTCGGGCCGCGGCCGACACCGTGATCGAACTGCCCGCGGGCGCGGCGGCCGACGTCTCCGTCGGCGACGCGCTCCGGATCGAGGGGCGGTGA
- a CDS encoding DUF7097 family protein, translated as MEKTPRGTSVGVDDPYDLVERCDFLTDDGRCRYAAEYGHHDPEFARTRHEDDLRCPAADPHGAWDWADCPKFRATDTARECRRCGLEERRLTGEESRPLLEEHHLEYPDDGRKELAHEITVSLCRWCHAKIHGSWARIDDEATPDPEAIAAAEGRRTKEHAELAFESAAERYGDDG; from the coding sequence ATGGAGAAGACGCCGCGGGGAACGTCGGTCGGGGTCGACGACCCCTACGACCTCGTCGAGCGGTGCGACTTTCTCACCGACGACGGGCGGTGTCGGTACGCCGCGGAGTACGGCCATCACGACCCCGAGTTCGCGCGGACGCGCCACGAGGACGACCTCCGGTGTCCCGCGGCCGATCCGCACGGGGCGTGGGATTGGGCCGACTGCCCGAAGTTCCGGGCGACCGACACCGCCCGCGAGTGTCGGCGGTGCGGGCTCGAAGAACGGCGGCTCACGGGTGAGGAGAGCCGGCCACTCCTCGAGGAACACCACCTCGAATACCCCGACGACGGCCGCAAAGAACTCGCTCACGAGATCACGGTGTCGCTGTGTCGGTGGTGTCACGCGAAGATCCACGGGTCGTGGGCGCGGATCGACGATGAGGCGACGCCCGACCCCGAGGCGATCGCGGCGGCGGAGGGACGGCGGACGAAAGAGCATGCCGAACTGGCGTTCGAGTCCGCCGCCGAGCGATACGGCGACGACGGGTGA
- a CDS encoding DUF7556 family protein yields the protein MVNDTGGVRKRGGTGHVQGAYDYCEGCSAFIIADTAVDGAWIAVPEGQEASVEASR from the coding sequence ATGGTGAACGACACCGGAGGGGTGAGAAAGCGTGGGGGGACCGGACACGTTCAGGGCGCGTACGACTACTGCGAGGGCTGCTCGGCGTTCATCATCGCGGACACCGCGGTCGACGGCGCGTGGATCGCGGTGCCGGAGGGACAGGAGGCCTCCGTCGAGGCCAGTCGGTAG
- a CDS encoding bifunctional nuclease family protein: protein MTHEATVHGLGISVDDEGSEGAPVVVLRARGRALPIFISADQAKSISHAVDGRPFQRPLTHDLFVEMLAEFGGAIDRIRIDGLADRTFLAKIDAERYVDGGRRELTFDARPSDAIALALRVECPILVDDEVIDAAGRPPDAFEVR, encoded by the coding sequence ATGACACACGAGGCAACGGTTCACGGCCTCGGGATCAGCGTCGACGACGAGGGGTCGGAGGGAGCGCCGGTCGTCGTCCTGCGGGCGCGGGGACGGGCCCTCCCGATATTCATCAGCGCCGATCAGGCGAAGTCCATCTCGCACGCCGTCGACGGCCGCCCCTTCCAGCGGCCGCTCACGCACGACCTGTTCGTCGAGATGCTGGCCGAGTTCGGCGGGGCGATCGACCGGATCAGAATCGACGGCCTCGCTGACCGGACGTTTCTCGCGAAAATCGACGCCGAACGGTACGTCGACGGGGGGCGGCGCGAGCTCACCTTCGACGCCCGTCCCAGTGACGCCATTGCCCTGGCGCTCAGAGTCGAGTGTCCGATCCTCGTCGACGACGAGGTCATCGACGCGGCCGGCCGGCCGCCGGACGCCTTCGAGGTCCGGTAG